atggtaattaaatatttgtaaatctaattattattattatcttgtttagttggattctcatgaaaaaaaatcgataggttaaacaaatatttcaaaatttgttgtgttattgttttgtctataaattacaaaatttattgaattaatatatttaattattgcacccttaaataatattttattaagacattagagaagtatgttatgagttgttttgtcaaaattttacaaaaatctatgctttttcatatttgtcacgaaaattaatatgttaaacttacttttacaaaatcttaactttgtcacgaaaacaaaaatctatgatttttcatatttgtcaacgttctcacactttctaagaatatattagcttagtcacttacttattttttttttacaaaacaaagtatcggagtcttgaaagttgaattcatattattgtaaatgtacataagagtttgtgattatatacttagtgatttttgtatatgtgtccaagaaagtttcaatgacttagtggtaactgtcctatatatatacatactaacccgggttcgattctcaccttcgcattgtttttttattttttacgaaaaataaatgagatgacatggcaatttcgggttctctgattggttgatttttctatcctatgtggacaccctctccatggcttatatctcccttttagtatagtatagatgatTTTGTTCTTTAACTATTATGTTATCATAAGGTTTTTGATGGTGGTTTATgataaattaattgttttcagTATATGTCCATTACTATGCCCGACACAGCCGTCTGTCTTACAATGGCGCTTTACATTCTCTTGCGTCCAACGCGTTTGGCATTACTACAGTAATGAATACCACAGCTCCAACCCGTGGGCTTTACAAATACGATATTGGGCATCTCCAAGGAAGGGATGGTCACATATATCATCCATAGACTATTAGAGCACCATTATCCCTGTTGCTTATGGGTGTTGCTTAGGTTAATtgtgattaaaaataaatggaaattACATATTAATAGCGGCAACGTTGCTTAATTAAGGGAAGAAAGCGACGACGCTTATGGGACACGCGTCCACCTTTCAcggtttcttctctctctcttctctctttctgtctcggcttgaaaaaaaaaatcagagagtTGCGATTGATCTCTCCGGCTTCGTTCTTCACCTCTCTTCGCGATGAATTAGTCGGCGACGTGTATCGACTCTGCGCCTTCCTTTCGCCTCTCCGCCTCCGCCTCCTTTTCGCCTTTCCGCTTCTCCGCCTCTCTTGCGCCTCTCCTCTCCGTCTGTCTTTCACGAGATAACGTCGACGATGAAGCACTGGGCGTCTCTCTCGGTTGATCTTCTCGACGGACCTCGCTCGATGCGTCTCTCCTCAAATCGAAAGGTAAACATCACGGACCTCTCTCGGTGTAGTTCAATCATGTAtgcctttgattttgattattCTTGTTCTGTAGCTAAAACTCATTTCTGAGTTAATGTCTAATTAGTATAAGTAAGTGTTCTGTTTTACTTGCTGTCTTTGTTGGAGTTAATGTGTTTCTTAATTTTCATGTAGTTAATGTACTTGTCTCAGCTTGTTCTATGATTGTGGAAGGCTCTGCTTCACGTGGaattttttatacatgtatgATAATGTTTTCTATGATTGTGCAGGCGGAGCTTCACGTGAAGTTAACAGAGACGAGGAGTGGTTGTCTTCTATCACGGCAGGGTCAGTAGTCAGGAGGAGTAGTTATGTTGTTGTCTtcagttttaactttttttaagatCCCTAATATAAGCAACTTGCAATGGAGGAGGAAAATTATCAAGTTGCTTAGTTAAGTTGCttactaaaaaaaattcttaaaaaccaatattatataattaagcaACCCATAATCAGTTGTTGGGATAATGGTGCTCTTAGTGATCCCAAAACTGTAAGCTTATATTTCAttacaaatatcaaaattagtttatattttgcaAATCTGTTTATGTGTATTTGTATCTTTCATGATTGCCATTACATTAGCTTTTGGTCTTCGGTTGCTATAGCTCCACGCCAAGGTTTCATCTACAGGAGGAGGTATACCTTGAGAGCCATTGAGGGTCAGCATTGCCTCTTCCATTACCTTCAGGGTGAAAGCTCACAGAGAGATGTTTCAAATTGCCCTTATCCTCGCATGATCTTCCCACATGAGACTTGATTTATCTTTTACTATAACTTTGAGAGATTTGGTTTATCTTTTGTAAACTTTGATATAAGAGATCTTTATTCTGCTTATTTTGTAAGTACATGAGGCATTTCTTGCCTAATCTCTTCTGAAGAAGACGATAATCAGTGTCGATTATACCTCTCCCTGGCCCGTTTAACAAGTGCGTTAGGAGATGCTTGACTACTTTATTGTTATCTACGTTGAAATATTGTATCAAAGATTGAAGGTTTGGAAGTTAAAGAGTAACAACAACTCTGATGGAGAATGGTGGCAGTTGGCAAGAGAGGAAATCGACATGGCCTCTGACGGCTTTGATGTCCTTTGTTTTCCTTTGGGACTGAACCCGTTCGATACTGATTTGATCTATCTATGGAGTCGACAACACCGTTGCGTGGTATCAGGTAATTTGAGGACACAAGAGTTTACTCTTCATCGGGAAACGGAGACTTGGAGTGATGGTGAAGGTAGTTGGCGCATAAACACGTACTATTCTAAGAAGTATATGGAAGAAACATATGAACATGATACAGATTCGGTCATCACATTATCACAATATGTGCTCCCACAGTGGATGGATCCAGTGCCTCGTCCCCCTAATTGACATCCTTCTTGGTCTCACTTTCTCCAAGTCTGTTCTtcagtatttatatatatattgttaagtCTCGTTTATAATCAGGACACTATGTATCACGTGTGATCTTTTGTGATTGCTCATCAACCTTAACTTGCAGTGTGACATTATCTGTGTAATATATTCATGTAGGTGTGACAAAAGTTTGAATGGGTTTCTTTCATTTTTCATACTCAAGCGACTGATTGAAGCTGAGTTAAGAGAGCTTGCGTAGACCAGACAAGGTTTTTGTAAATGCAGGAGACAACAATAATGGTTACCTGAGACAGTCCTCTTGACTCTGTTATTGCGACTTCCACAACCTTCAACATGGATTCTGCTGCTTCTTTGCTTctcgaaattagggtttattGAGAAGAAAACATATTCGAGAAGCCactgaatgaaataatatttatagataaCTGAACAGTTCTTTTTTCCAGTTCCGTAGACAGCAAAaatttatcatcatcatcatcttcatttgTTGGCCTTGAGCCATTCGAGTATCCGTTTCTCAGACTCACTGAGCTCTGCTTCTGTCTTCCCCTTTGTAGATCCTTCAACAAACTCAAAGTAGTCCTTATAGTTCCTCTTATAGTAACTGTCCAATCTCTGTTTAATTCGGCCAATATTAACAAGaaaatcattagaaaaatattcaaatgaaaaGCGTTTTAGTAAACTCTGTTTTCCTTACCTCTTTGTCGTTCTTGGTTTTGTTTTCCTCAGACTTCTTCAAATACTCTGAAACCAGAAACgacgtagttttttttttggtaaaatgttttaagatttatataccattttttgttttttgaatgttGATTACAACTTATTGAGCAACAGAGAGAAACTAAAACAACCTAAGATCCAAAAATGGAAGAAAAATCGAAATAGAAGAAACACAGATTAAAGAATGTTTACTTACTCTGGAGAAGCTGATCGCTTGTGGTCAAAGCAGCAGCAaggaaggaagaagaggaggagaagatGATGTTTCTGCGTCTGAAATCAGTGGTTGAAGCGGTTAAAGAATCGCGTTTGGTTTCGTTTCTTCGCACAGCTTGAACATTGGAGGAAGCGTATTTGTTAACAGTAACTGTTAAAGCCATGAGAATGCTTTGCCCTACGGAACTCATCTTTCTCTTCGTCACCACAAGGataaggtgttttttttttaaatatcttatctACGTTACAAAGAAGGAAACATCGTTTTCTAGAAAGGTCCCTAACTATATAGTATTACAAGTTGAACCCCTGATCtataaaaaatagatataaacccacataaatatttgaaagcGGAAAATATAACTCCCTCACtatataattttacaattaaaacCCCCTGACTGAAATCTGTAGAGACGAATCCGGTTTAGTAGACACTGATTGATCGGTCCGCTTATAAAACCAAACCGGTTCCGGTTTTGTATAGATTTTGACTGTTCTAACTTTTTCCCCGACAGGGAAGAGGAATGAAGTAAAAACTATACATTGGAGGAGGCAGTCCAACTGCTTCAGCAGGACTAAGATGATCACTTCACCAGAAGAAGAGTTTAAATCTCAATTTGCCTCTGGAAGATGTATAGCTGTTAATCTATAAGCAAACACATGTAGTATTAACATACAAAAGTGTCGGCAATTAGAAGAAATCACATACAAAAGTTTTCTTGTTGGAACCTTGCATCGTGGATGGCAAtacccaaaataaaataagtagaTAGATTGCACAGCAAATGTTATACTGCAAGTTAACATTAGAGAAACAAAGTCATCACAAAAGAGCAGACCTGAAACAAAGTGTCCTTACTATAAactgagaaaaaaacaaaacacaaaaacattgGAGAAAGCGACCAAGAAAAGGATGTCAATATGGCGGGCGAGGCACCGGATCCATCCACTGTGGGGGCAAAAATTG
This genomic interval from Brassica napus cultivar Da-Ae chromosome A6, Da-Ae, whole genome shotgun sequence contains the following:
- the BNAA06G37650D gene encoding uncharacterized protein BNAA06G37650D; translation: MSSVGQSILMALTVTVNKYASSNVQAVRRNETKRDSLTASTTDFRRRNIIFSSSSSFLAAALTTSDQLLQKYLKKSEENKTKNDKERLDSYYKRNYKDYFEFVEGSTKGKTEAELSESEKRILEWLKANK